The following coding sequences lie in one uncultured Mailhella sp. genomic window:
- a CDS encoding DNA-processing protein DprA has product MLSSRHIIALQSVKGLGNISVKRIADHALEDDIPSDEALCTLVTTCIAEKIITRVKNVTAESVRQGLNAADRIMEKAARSGVGILSYGSDNYPQEMLCAVNCSGRPDIPLTLYCKGNLEALRHPGVAVIGTRHPSPAGRRHAEYCGERLAETGCNIISGLAAGCDAAAHRGALSCPGGRTTALLGHGLDTVYPKEHASLARDILEHDGLLISEYPLGTRVTPFTLTARDRLQAALAQSVLVVQASAEGGTMLTARMALAAGKALFCLHYAADDPAEEEKTQGNRMLMQEGGTALDPRLFADNILDIINA; this is encoded by the coding sequence ATGTTGTCATCCCGGCATATTATTGCTCTTCAGTCTGTAAAAGGTCTTGGAAACATCAGCGTCAAACGCATAGCCGACCATGCTTTAGAAGACGACATTCCTTCCGACGAGGCACTTTGTACACTTGTCACGACGTGCATTGCGGAAAAAATCATCACAAGAGTAAAAAACGTCACGGCGGAATCCGTGCGGCAGGGGCTGAACGCCGCCGACCGCATCATGGAAAAAGCCGCCCGCAGCGGGGTCGGCATTCTCTCCTACGGAAGCGACAACTACCCGCAGGAAATGCTTTGCGCCGTCAACTGCTCCGGCAGACCCGACATTCCCCTCACGCTCTACTGCAAGGGCAATCTCGAAGCGCTCCGGCACCCCGGCGTGGCCGTCATCGGCACCCGTCATCCTTCTCCGGCCGGTCGCCGACATGCCGAATACTGCGGAGAGCGACTGGCGGAAACGGGCTGCAACATCATCAGCGGCCTTGCCGCGGGCTGCGATGCCGCGGCGCATCGCGGCGCGCTCTCCTGTCCCGGCGGCAGAACGACGGCCCTGCTCGGGCACGGTCTGGACACCGTGTATCCCAAGGAACACGCGTCGCTGGCCCGGGACATTCTGGAGCACGACGGACTTCTGATAAGCGAATATCCTCTGGGAACCCGGGTCACGCCGTTCACGCTGACGGCCCGGGACCGTCTTCAGGCCGCGCTTGCGCAAAGCGTCCTTGTCGTGCAGGCCTCCGCCGAAGGCGGAACCATGCTTACCGCCCGCATGGCGCTTGCCGCCGGAAAGGCGCTGTTCTGTCTGCACTACGCTGCCGACGATCCGGCGGAGGAAGAAAAAACACAGGGCAACCGCATGCTGATGCAGGAAGGCGGAACGGCACTCGATCCCCGTCTCTTCGCAGACAACATTCTTGACATCATCAACGCCTGA